The following is a genomic window from Amycolatopsis australiensis.
TCTCGCACTTGACGAAGTACACCCAGTCCCCCGCCACCGGGTGCACCGCGGCTTGGATGGCGTCGGGGCTCGGGACCGAGATGGGCGTCGGGGGCAGCCCGGTGTTCTTGTAGGTGTTGTACGCGCCCGCCCGGTTCCGGTCGGCGTCGTTGGTCGCCAGCGTCGGCCGGTCGAGCACGTAGTTGACCGTGGAGTCCATCTGCAGCCGCATGTTGATCGCCAGCCGGTTGTAGATCACCCGCGAGAGCTTGCCGAAGTCGGCCTTCACCGCCTCGCGTTCGATGATCGACGCGATGATCAGCGTCTGGTACGGCGTCATCCCGGGACCGGTCGACTGCGGGCTGAGGCCGGCGTTCTGGATGGCCTCGGTGGAGCTGCGCACCAGCTGCCCGATGATCTCCGGCGCGGTCGAGCCGGGCCGGACGTCGTAGAGGCCCGGCGCGATGAGGCCTTCGAGCCTGCGGTCCTTGCGGTCGGCCTTGTTCGCCGGCTCGATCGCCCAGTCCGGCACGCCGAGCGTCTTGAGGTCCGCGGCGTCGACGGCCTTGCGCAGGTCGTCGGCGCTGACGCAGGTGCTCTTGCCGTTGAGCTGCGCGCACGACGCCTTCGCCATCAGGCTGAACACGCCGGGCGTGACCTTGCCGTCGGGCTGGGTGATGTCGTCGAACTGCGTGTACGGCCGGATCTCCAGCTGGCCGACGCGCGCGGCCGGAGCGGTGATGCGGTCGACCGCGCTGGCCCCGGACATGTGCGATTTCATCACGTAGAAGCCGTGCTGGATGCGGGCCAGCTTCGGGTTGTCCTCGCCGGCCTTCACGAACGCCTTGCCGCTGGCGACGATGCCGGCGGTGGCGAGCTTCGCGCCGATCGCCGACGTCGAGTCGCCGTCGTCGACCTGGAACAGCACGTCCCCGTCGCCGGAGCCCTCGTAATCGTCGTAGCCGAAGAAGGCGTTGAAGCCGTACCAGGCGCCGCCCGCGAGCAGGGCGATCACCGCGATCGCGGCGACCCAGCCGAGGGCGCGCTTGCCGCGCTTCTTCGGTTTCTTCGGCTCTTCCTCGTAGTCGTCGTACTCGTCTTCGTACGCGGCTTCGTCGTAGTCCTCGTAGTCGTCGTAGTCCGCGTACTGGTCTTCGTCGGCGAAGAAGCCGTCGTCCTGGGGTTCCTCGTGTTCCGCCGGGGGCGGAGGCGCGAGCGCGGGCAGGACGTCGGTGGGCGGCTCCTGGCGCGCGGGCGGGGGCGGCGGGCGACGGCGGCGCGCGTCATCCGGCGCGCCGCGGCGGGGGTCGGCGTCGGGCTCGAGGGCTGCGCGGCGGCGCGGCGAGTCGGTGGCCTCGACCGGATCGGCGGGAGCGCGACGCCGGTCCACCGCCTCCGGCACCTCACGACGACGGCGCGACGGCGGCTCCACCGGCTCATCCCGGAGCCGAGCGACCGGCGCCTCAGCAGCCTCCGGCACCTCACGACGACGGCGCGACCGCGGCTCCACCGGCTCCACCGGCTCATCCCGGAGCCGAGCGACCGGCGCCTCAGCAGCCTCCGGCACCTCACGACGGCGACGCGACGGCGGCTCCACCGGCTCATCCCGGAGCCGAGCGACCGGCGCCTCAGCAGCCTCCGGCACCTCACGACGACGGCGCGACCGCGGCTCCACCGGCTCCTCCGGCGCACCCCGCAGCCGGGCGGCCTGCGCCTCAGCGGCCTCTTCCAGGTCCAGCATCGCCTGGTGGCGGCGGGCTTCGGCTTCGGCCAGCTCTTCGGGGCTCGGGCGGCGACGGCGGCCTGCCGTCTCGTCCGGGTTCGGGGCGGGCCGGCGGCGGGGGGCCGGGGGTTCCTCGGGGACCGGGGCGGGCCTGCGGCGGCGCGGGGGCGGTCCGTCGGCGCCTTCGTCGAGGCCGTGGCGGGCGCGCGCGGCGCGGGCCGGGGCGGCCTGCTGGGCCTGGGGGTCGAACTCGTCTGCGGCCGGCGGCAGGGTGTCCGGTGGCTCGAGCCGGCGACGGCGGCCCGTCGGCGGTGCGTCACGGCGCGGGTCGTAGCCCGGCGCCCGGCGGGACGGCTGGGGCAGCTCGTGCGGACCGCTGTGGCGGGACGGCTGCTCGTGGTACCCGCTCGCGCGGGGGTCCTCGCGGCGTGGCGCGGGCCGGGACGGCGGCGGGGTGGCCGCTCCCGGTTCCCGCAGTCGCCTGCGCCCGCGTTGGGGCTCAGGTGGCTGCTCGTTCATCGGTCTCCCTCCCGGGCGCGGTGCGCTGCGGCGGCGTCGATCCAGGCCTGCAGGATCTCGACGGCGGCGGCCTGGTCGACCACCGCACGCTGCTTGCGGCCCTTGACCCCGCGCTGGGAGAGGATGCGGGATGCGGTGACCGTGGTCAGCCGCTCGTCGCCCAGCCGGACCGGCACGGGCGCGATGCGCCCGGCCAGGCGTTCAGAATACGCGATGGCCAGCTCGGCCGCCGGACCCTGCCGGTTGGCGAGCGTCCTCGGCAGTCCCACGATCACCTCGACCACCTCGTGCTCGGTGACGAGGGCGGCCAGCTGGTCCAGATCACTGTCGTCGGTCGCATCGCGGGAGAGGGTAACCAATGGCGACGCCAGCATGGGGGCCGGATCGCTCAGCGCCACCCCGACCCGGACGGATCCGACATCCACACCGAGCCGGCGTCCGCGCCCCGGATCGTCCACGCCGGGACGATCCGGGGCGCGGTTTCCGCGGTCAGCCAATGCCGGCAATCGCCGCGCGCAGGGCCGTGACGGCGTCGGCCGCGCCGGCCGGGTTCGTGCCGCCGCCCTGGGCCATGTCGGGCTTGCCGCCGCCGCGTCCGCCGATCTTCTCGGCGAAGGACGGCACGAGCTTGCCCGCGGCAACGCCCTTGTCACGGGCTGCTTCGGTGGTGGCGACGACGAAGCTGAGCTTCTCGCCGGACGGCGAGAACAGCGCCACGACGCCGGGCCGCGAGCCGAGCCGGCCGCGGATGTCCGACGCCAGCGCGCGCAGGCCGTTGCCGTCGACGTCCGGGACGACCTCGGCGACCACGGCGAAGCCGTTGATCTCCTCGGCCTTGCCGGCCAGCGCGCCCGCCGAGCCCAGCACCTGCTGGGTCTTCAGCTGCGCGATCTCCTTTTCGGCGTTCTTCAGCCGGGTCAGGACGTCCTCGATGCGGCCGGGCAGCTGGTCGGACGGCACCTTGAACGTGTTGGCCAGCTGCGAGACCAGCAGCTGCTCCTTGCGGACGTACTTCAGCGCGTCCCCGCCGACGAGCGCCTCGACGCGGTGGACGCCCGAGCCGATGGAGGCGTCGGAGACCAGCTTGACCAGGCCGAGCTGGCCGATCCGCTCGACGTGCGTGCCGCCGCACAGCTCGCGCGAGTAGTCGCCCATGTCGACCACGCGGACGTCGTTGCCGTACTTCTCGCCGAACAGCGCGACCGCGCCGAGCTCGAGCGCCTTGTCCTTGGTCGTGACGTAGCTCTGCACCTCGACGTCGGTCTGCAGGTAGTCGTTGACCTCCTGCTCGACCTCGGTCAGCACGTCGGACGACACCGAACCGGGCGTGGTGAAGTCGAAGCGCATGCGACCCGGCGAGTTGAGCGAACCGGCCTGCGCGGCGCGCTTGCCGTACGCGCCGCGGACGGCCGCGTGCACCAGGTGCGTCGCGGAGTGCGAGCGCTCGATGGACAGCCGGCGGTGCGCGTCGACCGAGCCGGTGACCTTCGTGTCGAGCCCGACCTCGCCTTCGGTGACCTCGACGCGGTGCACGAACAGGCCGGGGACGATCTTCTGCACGTCCAGGACCTTGAGCTCGACGCCGTCGCCGACCAGCACGCCGGTGTCGGCGACCTGGCCGCCGCTTTCGGCGTAGAACGGCGTCCGGTCGAGGACCAGCTCCGCCTTCTTGCCCGCGGAGACGCTGCGGACCGGCTGCCCGTCTTCGAGCAGCGCGACGACCTTCGCCTCGGCCTGCAGGTCGGTGTAGCCGAGGAACTCGGTCTCGCCGTGCTGCTCCAGGACCTTCCGGTACTCCGAGAGGTCGCCGTGGCCGGTCTTGCGGGCCGCCGCGTCCGCCTTCGCGCGCTTGCGCTGCTCGTCCATGAGCGTGCGGAAGCCCGCTTCGTCGACGGTCAGGCCCTGCTCGGCCGCCATCTCCAGGGTGAGGTCGATCGGGAAGCCGTAGGTGTCGTGCAGCTGGAACGCCTTGTCGCCGGCGAGCACGTCGCCGCCGCTGCGCTTGGTCTCCTCGGCCGCGAGGTCGAAGATGCGCGAACCGCTGGTCAGGGTCGCGAGGAAGGCCTCCTCCTCGATCCGGACGACCTCGCTGATCCGGTCGAAGCCGTCCACCAGCTCGGGGTAGGTCGGGCCCATCGTGTCGCGGACGACCTTCGCGAACTCCTGCAGCACCGGCTCGTGCACGCCCAGCAGCCGCGTGGAGCGGACGATGCGGCGCAGCAGGCGGCGCAGCACGTAGCCGCGGCCGTCGTTGCCCGGGGTGACGCCGTCACCGATCAGCAGGACGCCGGTGCGGGCGTGGTCGGCGATGACGCGGAAGCGGACGTCGTCGGCGTGGTCGGCGCCGTAGCGTCGGCCGGAGAACTCCTCGGCGCGGCCGATCACCGGGCGTACCAGGTCGGTCTCGTAGACGTTCTCGACACCCTGCAGGATCGTCGCGACGCGCTCGACGCCCATGCCGGTGTCGATGTTCTTCGCGGGCAGCTCGCCGAGGATCGGGAAGTCCTTCTTGCCGCTGCCCGCACCCCGGACGTTCTGCATGAACACGAGGTTCCAGATCTCGATGTAGCGGTCCTCGTCGACGACCGGGCCGCCTTCGCGGCCGTACTCCGGGCCGCGGTCGTAGTAGATCTCCGAGCACGGGCCGCACGGGCCGGGGATGCCCATCGACCAGAAGTTGTCGACCATGTCGCGGGCCTGGATGCGCTCGCCGGGCAGCCCGGCGATCTTCTTCCACAGCCCCGCCGCTTCGGCGTCGTCCTCGTAGACGGTCGCCCACAGGCGGTCGGGGTCGAGGCCGTAGCCGCCTTCGCTCTGGGGCTTGGTGATCAGCTCCCAGGCGTACTCGATGGCGCCTTCCTTGAAGTAGTCGCCGAAGGAGAAGTTGCCGGCCATCTGGAAGAACGTGTTGTGCCGGGTGGTCTTGCCGACCTCGTCGATGTCCGGCGTGCGCACGCACTTCTGCACGGAGGTCGCGCGCGGGTACGGCGGCGGCGCCTCGCCGAGGAAGTACGGCTTGAACTGCACCATGCCGGCGTTGACGAACAGCAGGTTGGGGTCGTCGAGGATCAGCGGCGCGCTGGGCACGCGCGTGTGGCCCTTGCTCTCGAAATGGCGCAGGAAACGATCGGTGATTTCGTGTGTGTCCACGGGTCAGTCCTTGTGGCTGGTGACGAAGAACGAGGTCGGCGGCGACGGCGAAGGGGTTCCGGGCAGGCCCGGATCAGCCCTCCGCCCGGCGAGCTCGCCGGACCGGGCGCCGGGCGTGCCGGCCCTCGGCGCGGGGCGCCGTCACGCCCGCCCGCTCCTCGACCATGTCGTGCAACTCCTGCTCCCGCTCGTTCATGCCCGCGCGCACCTCGGCGCCGAACGAACCCACGGCGCCGGCCAGCTCGCGCACGGCGTCCCCCAGGTTCGATGCTAACCCGGCCGGAGTGGCCTGACGAGCCGTTTCGGCGGCCTTGCGGGACAGGGCGACGCCGGCGACCACGCCGACGCCGAGCCAGAACAGCCGCCTCATTTGCCGGCCTTCCTCGCGGCCTTCAGCGCGCTCTTCTTCCGGCGCGCCTTGATCGCCTTGCTGACCCCGTAGGACAGCGCCGCCGTCTTCACCAGCGGGCCGCCCAGGGTCGCGGTGAACACCGACGCCAGCGCGGAGACGTTCCCGGTGACCGCCTGCGCGTTCGCGGTGATCCCGTCGACCCGTTCGAGCTGGGTGTTCACGTGCGTGATCGTCTCGTTCGCGCCGATCAGCAGCGGATCGGTGTTGCTGTTGGTGCGCTCGATCGCCTCGGTGGCCGCGTCCAGCGTCTTGCCGAGCTTGATCAGCGGGATCGCCAGCAGGACGACCAGCACCACGAATGCTCCTGCGGCGATCAGCGCGGCGATCTGCCCTGCTGACACGGGCCCTCCTCGGTTCACAGGTCGGTGTTCGCGTTTGTCACGGGACGTGAGGTGCCGATGAGGTTACCGCCTGGCCGGGTTCCCGACCGGGTCACCCCGCGCGGGTGGGAAAACGCCTCGCCGCCGGGCGGCCCGGGCGGTACACCTGGGCGATGGGACACGACGACGGACCTTCCCGCCGGGTGCTCGCCGGGCCGGGCGGCGCGGCGGCCGACGTGCTCGCGGCGTTGCCCGGCGCCGACCTGACCACGGTCCAGCTGGAGGTGGCGCGCCGCCGGGCCGCCCGGCTGAGCGGGCCCGCCGTGCTGCGCCGGCACCGGGAGGACCGGTTCGCGGCGCCGAGCCCGCTGCCGCCGGCGCTGCTGCGCCGGGTCGAGGACGCGCTCCTGTCCGCGGCTTCGGCGTTCGACCCGGTGACGCTGTCGCCGCTGGTTCCGCTGGGGACGCATTCGGTGGTGACCGGGCTGGCCCAGCACCGGGTGGTGCCGACCGGCCGCGGCACCGAGGTCGCCGCGGATCCCACGACGGGCCTGGCCCTGGAGGCGGCGGTCCGGCGCGCCGGGGACGGCGTCGTCCGCCTGGCGGCGGTTCAGCGCGTGGTCCGCGCCCAGCACGTCGAGCGGGCCGGGCTGTTCGCGCACTTCTCCCTGTTCGGCGCGGTGACGGCCGGGCGGGACCGCGGCGCCCTGCGGTTCGAGCGGGCGGCGGTGGCCGAGCACGCCCGGCTGATGGTGGCGGGCTGCCGCGCGCTGGGCGCCACCGCGGTCTCACTCGGTGTGACGGTGCTCGATCCCCGGTTCGAGGGCCTGCTCGACGACGTCGACGTGCCGGTCCACGCGTTCCCGGAGCGCGAAGGCGGGCGCGGCGGGTACTACGAGGGCCTCTGCTTCAAGGTGTACGCGTCCTTCGGCGGCGAGGTGGCCGACGTCGGCGACGGCGGCTTCACGCCGTGGACGCGCAGGCTGCTCGGCAACGCGAAGGAGCGGCTCATGACGAGCGGCCTCGGCGTCGACCGTCTCGCGACGCTCCTCTAACGCTCTTTGAGCACCGCGCGGTAGAGCGCGGCCATGTCCTCGTCGCCGTGGCCGGCTTCCACCGCCGCTTCCAGGTGCGCGAGGACGGCGCGAGCGCCCGCCACGTCGACGTCGCCGGCCGCCGCCTCCACCACCAGGCGCGCGTCCTTCGCCGCCAGGCCCGCCGGGAACGACGCCGGGAACTCGCCCGCCAGCATCGCCGCGCCCTTGAGGTGCGCGTAGCCCACGTCGAGGCCGCCGCCCTTGATCGTCTCCAGGAACAGCGCCGGATCCAG
Proteins encoded in this region:
- the alaS gene encoding alanine--tRNA ligase — encoded protein: MDTHEITDRFLRHFESKGHTRVPSAPLILDDPNLLFVNAGMVQFKPYFLGEAPPPYPRATSVQKCVRTPDIDEVGKTTRHNTFFQMAGNFSFGDYFKEGAIEYAWELITKPQSEGGYGLDPDRLWATVYEDDAEAAGLWKKIAGLPGERIQARDMVDNFWSMGIPGPCGPCSEIYYDRGPEYGREGGPVVDEDRYIEIWNLVFMQNVRGAGSGKKDFPILGELPAKNIDTGMGVERVATILQGVENVYETDLVRPVIGRAEEFSGRRYGADHADDVRFRVIADHARTGVLLIGDGVTPGNDGRGYVLRRLLRRIVRSTRLLGVHEPVLQEFAKVVRDTMGPTYPELVDGFDRISEVVRIEEEAFLATLTSGSRIFDLAAEETKRSGGDVLAGDKAFQLHDTYGFPIDLTLEMAAEQGLTVDEAGFRTLMDEQRKRAKADAAARKTGHGDLSEYRKVLEQHGETEFLGYTDLQAEAKVVALLEDGQPVRSVSAGKKAELVLDRTPFYAESGGQVADTGVLVGDGVELKVLDVQKIVPGLFVHRVEVTEGEVGLDTKVTGSVDAHRRLSIERSHSATHLVHAAVRGAYGKRAAQAGSLNSPGRMRFDFTTPGSVSSDVLTEVEQEVNDYLQTDVEVQSYVTTKDKALELGAVALFGEKYGNDVRVVDMGDYSRELCGGTHVERIGQLGLVKLVSDASIGSGVHRVEALVGGDALKYVRKEQLLVSQLANTFKVPSDQLPGRIEDVLTRLKNAEKEIAQLKTQQVLGSAGALAGKAEEINGFAVVAEVVPDVDGNGLRALASDIRGRLGSRPGVVALFSPSGEKLSFVVATTEAARDKGVAAGKLVPSFAEKIGGRGGGKPDMAQGGGTNPAGAADAVTALRAAIAGIG
- a CDS encoding DUF948 domain-containing protein, with protein sequence MSAGQIAALIAAGAFVVLVVLLAIPLIKLGKTLDAATEAIERTNSNTDPLLIGANETITHVNTQLERVDGITANAQAVTGNVSALASVFTATLGGPLVKTAALSYGVSKAIKARRKKSALKAARKAGK
- the ruvX gene encoding Holliday junction resolvase RuvX; the protein is MDDPGRGRRLGVDVGSVRVGVALSDPAPMLASPLVTLSRDATDDSDLDQLAALVTEHEVVEVIVGLPRTLANRQGPAAELAIAYSERLAGRIAPVPVRLGDERLTTVTASRILSQRGVKGRKQRAVVDQAAAVEILQAWIDAAAAHRAREGDR
- the mltG gene encoding endolytic transglycosylase MltG → MNEQPPEPQRGRRRLREPGAATPPPSRPAPRREDPRASGYHEQPSRHSGPHELPQPSRRAPGYDPRRDAPPTGRRRRLEPPDTLPPAADEFDPQAQQAAPARAARARHGLDEGADGPPPRRRRPAPVPEEPPAPRRRPAPNPDETAGRRRRPSPEELAEAEARRHQAMLDLEEAAEAQAARLRGAPEEPVEPRSRRRREVPEAAEAPVARLRDEPVEPPSRRRREVPEAAEAPVARLRDEPVEPVEPRSRRRREVPEAAEAPVARLRDEPVEPPSRRRREVPEAVDRRRAPADPVEATDSPRRRAALEPDADPRRGAPDDARRRRPPPPPARQEPPTDVLPALAPPPPAEHEEPQDDGFFADEDQYADYDDYEDYDEAAYEDEYDDYEEEPKKPKKRGKRALGWVAAIAVIALLAGGAWYGFNAFFGYDDYEGSGDGDVLFQVDDGDSTSAIGAKLATAGIVASGKAFVKAGEDNPKLARIQHGFYVMKSHMSGASAVDRITAPAARVGQLEIRPYTQFDDITQPDGKVTPGVFSLMAKASCAQLNGKSTCVSADDLRKAVDAADLKTLGVPDWAIEPANKADRKDRRLEGLIAPGLYDVRPGSTAPEIIGQLVRSSTEAIQNAGLSPQSTGPGMTPYQTLIIASIIEREAVKADFGKLSRVIYNRLAINMRLQMDSTVNYVLDRPTLATNDADRNRAGAYNTYKNTGLPPTPISVPSPDAIQAAVHPVAGDWVYFVKCEKNGLSCFAVSFDDHRKNVDLAKERGVF